The following are from one region of the Stanieria cyanosphaera PCC 7437 genome:
- the tgt gene encoding tRNA guanosine(34) transglycosylase Tgt, whose amino-acid sequence MGFSFECQASCSHTQARVGLFHTPHGVVETPRFMPVGTLATVKGITPRQLKDAQAQMILANTYHLHLQPGEKIIEQAGGLHRFMAWKRPILTDSGGFQVFSLSQLRKITETGVVFRSPRDGSMIELTPEKSIQIQNALGADVIMAFDECPPADASKSELEASTDRTYRWLERCIQAHQRPQEQALFGIVQGGIHLDLRAKSARKLVALDLPGYAIGGVSVGEAPELINATVKYTTPLLPKEKPRYLMGVGTYREMVNAIASGVDLFDCVIPTRFGRHGTALVNGTRINIKNAQYREDFTPLDPTCPCYTCQNFSRAYLNHLVRSREMLGYILLSLHNITELIRFTQRIRDAIKSDRFVAEFSYWLNDY is encoded by the coding sequence GTGGGATTTTCTTTTGAATGTCAAGCATCCTGTAGTCATACCCAAGCTAGGGTGGGACTTTTTCATACACCTCATGGTGTGGTAGAAACACCACGATTTATGCCTGTAGGCACTTTAGCTACAGTTAAAGGTATCACTCCCAGACAGCTAAAAGATGCACAAGCACAGATGATTCTGGCGAACACTTATCATCTTCATCTTCAGCCAGGAGAAAAAATTATCGAACAAGCAGGGGGATTGCATCGCTTTATGGCATGGAAGCGTCCTATTTTGACAGATTCGGGTGGCTTTCAAGTTTTTAGTTTAAGTCAATTACGTAAAATTACTGAAACAGGAGTAGTATTTCGTTCTCCTAGAGACGGTAGTATGATCGAGTTAACTCCAGAGAAATCGATTCAGATTCAAAATGCTTTAGGCGCAGATGTCATTATGGCATTTGATGAGTGTCCGCCTGCTGATGCTTCTAAATCGGAACTTGAGGCTTCTACAGATAGGACTTATCGTTGGCTAGAAAGATGTATTCAAGCTCATCAACGTCCTCAAGAACAAGCTTTATTTGGGATTGTTCAAGGGGGGATACATTTGGATTTGCGAGCCAAATCAGCCAGGAAATTGGTAGCTTTAGATTTACCTGGTTATGCAATTGGTGGTGTTAGTGTCGGGGAAGCACCAGAATTAATTAATGCCACCGTAAAATATACTACACCTTTGTTACCCAAAGAAAAACCCCGTTATTTGATGGGAGTTGGTACTTACCGTGAAATGGTAAATGCGATCGCATCAGGAGTAGATTTGTTTGATTGTGTAATCCCGACTCGTTTTGGTCGTCACGGAACTGCTTTAGTCAATGGTACTAGGATTAACATTAAGAATGCTCAATATCGGGAAGATTTTACTCCTCTTGATCCAACTTGTCCTTGTTACACTTGTCAGAATTTTAGCCGTGCTTATCTAAATCATTTAGTGCGATCGCGTGAAATGTTAGGTTACATTTTGTTATCTCTACACAATATTACTGAATTAATTCGTTTTACTCAAAGAATCAGGGATGCAATTAAAAGCGATCGTTTTGTCGCAGAATTTTCTTATTGGTTAAATGATTATTAG
- a CDS encoding Crp/Fnr family transcriptional regulator: MEIQSCSQFFPLFDRASPHTLAWLNKIATTETYQPKEIILTVDNWGQAVYLIASGWVKLQQIVLEKTTVRLIMGQGDFFGASAILDPASLKTEIIALTKVQVFKISTQRFIQVLFQDNQLQHRLLQLLAKRLRILDTQCQLHYQPAAVRLINILVVLAENYGQPSEKGTKIFYPAEFDLADLTYIEVDEINKIIDNLQNNGWIEVDSVNRTLFLINLKQLTHLAGKF, translated from the coding sequence ATGGAAATTCAAAGTTGTAGTCAATTTTTTCCGTTATTTGATCGTGCTAGTCCTCATACTTTAGCTTGGTTAAATAAAATTGCGACAACAGAAACTTACCAACCCAAAGAAATAATTTTAACTGTTGATAATTGGGGACAAGCTGTTTATTTGATTGCTTCTGGTTGGGTAAAATTGCAACAAATAGTTTTAGAGAAAACAACTGTACGTCTGATTATGGGACAAGGAGATTTTTTTGGTGCAAGTGCCATTCTTGATCCTGCTTCTCTCAAAACTGAAATTATCGCCTTAACCAAAGTTCAAGTATTTAAAATTTCTACACAAAGATTTATTCAAGTTTTATTTCAAGATAATCAATTACAACATCGATTGTTACAGTTACTAGCTAAAAGACTCAGAATTCTAGATACTCAATGTCAATTGCATTATCAGCCTGCTGCGGTGAGATTAATTAATATTTTAGTAGTTTTAGCTGAAAACTATGGTCAACCATCTGAAAAAGGCACAAAAATTTTTTATCCTGCGGAATTTGATTTAGCCGATTTGACTTATATTGAAGTTGATGAAATTAACAAGATTATAGACAATTTACAAAATAACGGTTGGATTGAAGTTGATTCGGTTAATCGCACTTTATTTTTAATCAATCTCAAACAACTAACTCATTTAGCAGGAAAATTTTAA
- a CDS encoding M61 family metallopeptidase yields MTQTTTIQAKNLQNNTETIFYQVAMPQPASHLFEVQLEVSNWQAAILNLKMPVWTPGSYLVREYARHVQDFVAEDSQNNQTLVSQKVSKNHWQIKTESCSKIRVKYRVFAHELSVRTNHLDATHGYFNGAALFFLLPGLEQQPIKVKIIPPQPDWQVTTTLAEVLGEENTFEAKDFDILVDSPVEIGKHQIYDFEVLGKPHQLAIWGQGNANPKQIIEDTKKIITTQAKIYQGLPYEKYLFLLHLSSSGYGGLEHKNSCSLNYPRFGFRALEQYNRFMQLVAHEFFHLWNVKRIRPQALEKFDYEQENYTTSLWFSEGTTSYYDVVIPLRAGIYNRKTCLENFSKDLTRYLTIPGRNVQPLAESSFDAWIKLYRRDSNSDNNQISYYLKGELVSLLLDLLIRAKHNNSRSLDDVMRLLWEKFGKQEIGFTEAQLQTAIAAVAEQDLTDFFNKYLYTTAELPFAEYLEPFGLYIKPIVEEEPVPYLGIKVQAENSKEVIKFVEANSPAATAGIDADHELLALNGIRATSQSLNERLKDYQVGDIIQVTVFAQDELKTLSITLAQPQPTRYEIVRMENISEVQQQNLSGWLGN; encoded by the coding sequence ATGACTCAAACAACTACTATTCAAGCTAAAAATCTTCAAAACAATACAGAAACAATTTTTTATCAAGTTGCTATGCCTCAACCAGCATCTCATTTATTTGAAGTGCAGTTAGAGGTTAGTAATTGGCAAGCAGCGATATTAAATTTAAAAATGCCAGTGTGGACTCCTGGTTCTTATTTAGTTCGAGAATATGCCAGGCACGTACAAGATTTTGTGGCTGAAGATAGTCAGAATAATCAAACTTTAGTGAGTCAAAAAGTAAGTAAAAATCACTGGCAGATTAAGACAGAAAGTTGTTCAAAAATTAGGGTTAAATATCGAGTTTTTGCTCATGAACTTTCAGTGAGAACTAATCATTTAGATGCTACTCACGGTTATTTTAATGGTGCAGCTTTATTTTTCTTGCTCCCAGGCTTAGAACAACAACCAATTAAAGTTAAAATTATTCCTCCTCAACCCGATTGGCAAGTAACTACAACTTTAGCTGAAGTTTTAGGTGAAGAAAATACTTTTGAAGCTAAAGATTTTGATATTTTAGTTGATAGTCCTGTTGAAATTGGTAAACATCAAATTTATGATTTTGAAGTGCTAGGTAAACCTCATCAATTAGCTATTTGGGGTCAAGGGAATGCTAATCCAAAACAGATTATTGAAGATACAAAAAAAATTATTACAACCCAAGCAAAAATCTATCAGGGGTTACCTTACGAAAAGTATCTATTTTTATTGCATTTATCAAGTAGTGGTTATGGTGGTTTAGAACATAAAAATTCTTGTTCGTTAAACTATCCCCGTTTTGGTTTTCGTGCTTTAGAACAATATAATCGGTTTATGCAATTAGTTGCTCATGAATTTTTTCATTTATGGAATGTTAAAAGAATTCGTCCTCAAGCTTTAGAAAAATTTGATTACGAACAGGAAAATTACACCACTTCCTTATGGTTTTCCGAAGGAACAACTAGTTATTATGATGTTGTAATTCCTCTCCGTGCTGGTATTTATAATCGTAAAACTTGTTTAGAAAATTTTAGTAAAGATTTGACTCGTTATTTAACTATTCCTGGTAGAAATGTGCAGCCTTTAGCCGAATCAAGTTTTGATGCTTGGATCAAACTTTATCGTCGTGATAGTAATAGTGATAATAATCAAATTTCTTATTATTTAAAAGGAGAATTAGTTTCTTTACTTTTAGATTTATTAATTCGTGCTAAACATAATAATTCACGTTCTTTAGATGACGTAATGCGTTTGCTTTGGGAAAAATTTGGCAAACAAGAAATTGGTTTTACAGAAGCACAATTACAAACCGCGATCGCAGCAGTTGCCGAACAAGATTTAACTGACTTTTTTAATAAGTATCTCTATACAACTGCCGAGTTACCTTTTGCCGAATATCTCGAACCTTTTGGCTTATATATTAAACCAATTGTAGAAGAAGAACCAGTTCCTTATTTGGGTATCAAAGTACAAGCAGAAAATAGTAAGGAAGTTATTAAGTTTGTTGAAGCCAATTCTCCAGCAGCAACCGCAGGAATTGATGCCGATCATGAACTACTTGCGCTCAATGGAATTAGAGCAACTTCTCAATCTTTAAATGAACGTCTCAAAGACTACCAAGTTGGTGATATCATTCAAGTCACTGTCTTCGCTCAAGACGAACTCAAAACCTTATCTATTACTCTAGCTCAACCACAGCCAACTCGCTATGAAATTGTGCGGATGGAAAATATTTCTGAAGTACAACAACAAAATTTATCGGGATGGTTAGGTAACTAA
- a CDS encoding branched-chain amino acid transaminase, whose product MHNFLPIAYFQNQFVSFESANISIATHALHYGTGAFGGLRGIPDPETDQQILLFRLDRHCQRLSSSAKFLNYNLPADKIEQIIIEFVQKNQPQTSFYIRPFVYTSDLGIAPRLHNIQKDFFVYGLELGDYLSPDGINCRISSWHRQEDRSLPLRGKISGAYITSSLAKTEAVESGFDEAILLNSQGKVCEASGMNIFVVRNGQLITPGFDQDILEGITRDSVLTIAKDLGIEIIERPVDKTELLIADEVFLSGTAAKITPVKRIENYHLPEQKPITEKLREKLTAITENRDSNYQHWVYKVKI is encoded by the coding sequence ATGCACAATTTCCTTCCTATCGCTTATTTTCAAAATCAATTTGTTTCTTTTGAATCTGCTAATATTTCTATCGCTACTCATGCTTTACACTATGGAACAGGAGCATTTGGTGGCTTAAGAGGTATTCCTGATCCAGAAACTGACCAGCAAATTTTATTATTTAGATTAGACCGTCATTGTCAAAGATTAAGTAGCAGTGCTAAGTTTCTCAACTACAATTTACCTGCGGATAAAATCGAACAAATTATTATTGAGTTTGTTCAAAAAAATCAACCCCAAACTTCTTTTTATATTCGTCCTTTTGTTTATACTTCTGATTTAGGAATTGCACCTAGATTACATAACATTCAAAAAGACTTTTTTGTTTACGGTTTAGAATTAGGTGATTATTTATCCCCAGATGGCATTAATTGTCGAATTAGTTCTTGGCATCGTCAAGAAGACCGAAGTTTACCTTTAAGAGGTAAAATTAGTGGTGCATATATTACCTCTTCTCTAGCCAAAACTGAAGCAGTAGAATCGGGATTTGATGAAGCAATTTTATTAAACTCTCAAGGCAAAGTTTGTGAAGCTTCAGGAATGAATATTTTTGTAGTTAGAAACGGTCAACTAATTACTCCAGGTTTCGATCAGGATATTTTAGAAGGTATTACTAGAGATAGTGTCTTAACTATTGCCAAAGATTTGGGTATAGAAATAATCGAACGTCCAGTAGATAAGACTGAATTATTAATTGCTGACGAAGTATTTTTAAGTGGTACGGCTGCCAAAATTACGCCAGTAAAAAGAATTGAAAACTATCATCTTCCCGAACAAAAACCAATTACTGAAAAACTTAGAGAAAAATTAACAGCAATTACCGAAAATCGCGATTCAAACTATCAGCATTGGGTATATAAAGTTAAAATTTAA
- a CDS encoding DUF3086 domain-containing protein, whose translation MNNFSESKNTNQLSSKKAIEAKPLPDVWLDEPQADENEPQLNNLSAENSTPTNDDWLESMIESTYNDQSEAELLQEESGTTESNQTELESELFTAQWLDDSESLAEETSSTEVIQNEIQTLQQQKEALTTEIILLRQQKSQILSQQVRDVQEMMGKMVEEGIRELKERKNALQIEIDKLERRRERIRQEMRTNFAGVSQDLAIRVQGFKDYLVGSLQDLAAAAEQLELPKLDAKAPPSQTRETRTEPRQTESTTPNEQALQPQFTEQAFAQQTRTIRKLLEQYRSRPDYYGPPWQLRRTFEPIHAERVQNWFFTQGGRGAIKTMGSRLQNILVASAVMSVLHQLYRDRCVTLVLVNTPERLGEWRRGLQDCLGISRTDFGTNRGVVIFESPEVLAQRAERLLKDKLLPLIIIDETEDQISLSLLQFPLWLAFAPDPQSQSSSNNYLY comes from the coding sequence ATGAATAATTTTTCTGAGTCAAAAAATACTAATCAATTATCTTCAAAAAAAGCTATTGAAGCAAAACCTCTACCTGATGTTTGGTTAGATGAACCACAAGCGGATGAGAATGAGCCACAATTAAATAATCTATCTGCCGAAAATTCAACTCCTACTAATGACGATTGGTTAGAATCAATGATTGAATCTACTTACAACGATCAATCAGAAGCAGAGCTTTTGCAAGAAGAATCGGGTACAACTGAATCCAATCAAACCGAGTTAGAATCAGAATTATTTACAGCACAATGGTTAGATGATTCAGAATCTTTAGCAGAAGAAACATCCTCAACTGAAGTCATTCAAAACGAAATCCAAACCTTACAACAGCAAAAAGAAGCTTTAACCACAGAAATCATTCTATTGAGACAACAAAAATCTCAAATTCTTTCCCAACAAGTTCGAGATGTACAAGAAATGATGGGAAAAATGGTTGAAGAAGGAATTCGAGAACTCAAAGAACGTAAAAACGCTTTACAAATTGAAATTGACAAATTAGAGCGTCGTCGTGAGAGAATTCGTCAAGAAATGCGGACTAATTTTGCTGGAGTATCTCAAGATTTGGCGATTAGAGTCCAAGGTTTTAAAGACTATTTGGTTGGCAGTTTACAAGATTTGGCTGCTGCTGCTGAACAGTTAGAATTACCAAAATTAGATGCCAAAGCACCACCATCCCAAACGCGAGAGACTAGAACAGAACCTAGACAGACAGAATCAACCACACCCAACGAACAAGCATTACAACCTCAATTTACTGAGCAAGCATTTGCTCAACAAACCAGAACAATAAGGAAATTATTAGAGCAATATCGTAGTCGTCCCGATTATTATGGCCCTCCTTGGCAATTACGACGAACTTTTGAGCCAATTCATGCCGAAAGAGTGCAAAATTGGTTTTTCACCCAAGGAGGTAGAGGTGCGATTAAAACGATGGGAAGCCGTTTACAAAATATTTTGGTCGCTTCAGCAGTAATGTCTGTATTGCATCAGCTTTATCGCGATCGCTGTGTTACCTTAGTTTTAGTTAATACTCCAGAACGTTTGGGAGAATGGCGCAGGGGTTTACAAGATTGTTTGGGTATCTCTCGTACTGATTTTGGTACTAATCGGGGAGTAGTAATCTTTGAATCACCAGAAGTATTGGCACAGAGAGCAGAACGTTTACTTAAAGATAAGTTGTTGCCTTTAATTATTATCGATGAAACGGAAGATCAAATAAGTCTTTCTTTACTACAATTTCCTTTGTGGTTAGCTTTTGCTCCCGATCCTCAATCTCAATCTTCTAGTAATAACTATTTATATTAA
- a CDS encoding PQQ-dependent sugar dehydrogenase, which translates to MMKNIQIGSFGLALVLCLTSCTQNNSQAESTAASPPTQSTISTNVLNPNPIRITIDSLPEPFATQSASNSPNVIPVPENPTLNVPAGFQVNVFAEGLEQPRWLSLTPDGDVLVAESRSGRIRLLQDRNGDGIAETNQVFATSENGLDQPFGMTFVGNNFYVANTGEVLRFDYQSGQTSLQGTGQAITQLTPGGYNQHWTRNIIASPDEQQLYVSVGSASNASPEELPRASIQQMNLDGSERQTYAYGLRNPVGLDFHPVTNELYTTVNERDLLGDDLVPDYLTKVEPGGFYGWPYAYLTPNLLDPRLMEGNQSQQPELAAKTLTPDVLFQAHSAALGLQFYDGKQFPQRYHNGAFVAFRGSWNRNQGTGYKVVFVPFDENNRPMGYYEDFLTGFLVDPQGPDTFARPVGLLVLPDGSLLLTEDGNNRIYRISYAN; encoded by the coding sequence ATGATGAAAAACATTCAAATTGGCAGTTTTGGGCTAGCTTTAGTTTTATGCTTGACAAGTTGTACTCAAAATAATTCTCAAGCGGAATCAACTGCTGCCTCACCACCTACTCAATCAACAATATCTACCAATGTTTTAAACCCAAACCCGATTCGTATTACTATTGATAGTCTTCCTGAACCCTTTGCCACTCAATCAGCTAGTAATAGTCCTAATGTCATTCCAGTCCCAGAAAATCCGACCTTAAATGTACCAGCAGGATTTCAAGTTAATGTGTTTGCAGAAGGGTTAGAACAACCACGTTGGCTGAGTTTGACTCCTGATGGAGATGTACTAGTAGCCGAATCCAGAAGTGGACGCATTCGCTTATTACAAGACCGCAATGGAGACGGAATTGCAGAGACAAATCAGGTTTTTGCCACTAGTGAAAATGGCTTAGACCAACCTTTTGGCATGACTTTTGTGGGTAACAATTTTTATGTAGCAAATACAGGAGAAGTGCTACGGTTTGATTATCAATCTGGTCAAACAAGTTTACAAGGAACTGGTCAAGCTATTACTCAATTAACTCCAGGTGGTTATAATCAACATTGGACGCGCAACATCATTGCTTCTCCAGACGAACAGCAGCTTTATGTTTCGGTAGGTTCAGCTAGTAACGCTTCTCCAGAGGAATTACCCCGTGCTTCAATTCAACAAATGAATCTGGATGGTTCGGAACGACAAACCTATGCTTATGGACTGCGGAATCCTGTCGGTTTAGACTTTCATCCCGTTACCAATGAACTTTATACTACCGTTAATGAACGAGATTTACTAGGAGATGATTTAGTTCCCGACTATTTAACCAAAGTAGAACCAGGCGGTTTTTATGGTTGGCCCTATGCTTACCTAACTCCTAATTTACTCGATCCACGTTTGATGGAAGGAAATCAAAGTCAACAACCCGAACTTGCCGCCAAAACTTTGACTCCAGATGTTCTGTTTCAAGCACATTCGGCTGCTTTAGGACTTCAATTTTATGACGGTAAACAGTTCCCTCAACGATATCATAATGGTGCATTTGTCGCTTTTCGTGGTTCGTGGAATCGTAATCAAGGTACAGGATACAAAGTCGTATTTGTTCCTTTTGACGAAAATAATCGTCCAATGGGCTATTATGAAGATTTTTTAACGGGTTTTTTAGTTGATCCTCAAGGACCCGATACTTTTGCTCGTCCTGTGGGGTTATTAGTTTTACCCGATGGTTCTTTACTTCTGACCGAAGATGGTAACAATCGGATTTATCGAATTAGTTATGCAAATTGA
- the menA gene encoding 2-carboxy-1,4-naphthoquinone phytyltransferase: MTTKLIPVENRKLWLAAIKPPMYSVAVIPIMVGTAAAYNQTGNFEPQIFFTFLSAAILIIAWLNLSNDVFDAETGIDINKAHSVVNLTGNKSLVFWIANLCLSLGIFGIFAITWWQQDGTVLGIILLCCALGYTYQGPPFRLGYLGLGEFICFFTFGPGAVSAAYYSQNQNFSSQCLASSILIGISTSIILFCSHFHQVEDDLAAGKKSPIVRLGTLKGSQVLNWLTASIFILTVIFIALNYLPWGSGLIFISFPLAYQLMNHVNQYHNRPDKVSNCKFLAVNLHFWSGLLLSLALVLPHLIPLIQSQFA; this comes from the coding sequence ATGACTACTAAACTAATTCCCGTAGAAAATCGCAAACTTTGGTTAGCTGCTATCAAACCACCGATGTATAGTGTGGCAGTTATTCCTATTATGGTAGGAACAGCAGCAGCTTACAATCAAACTGGCAATTTTGAACCACAAATATTCTTTACTTTTTTGAGTGCAGCCATTTTAATTATTGCTTGGTTAAATTTGAGTAATGATGTGTTTGATGCCGAAACAGGTATTGATATTAATAAAGCCCATTCCGTAGTTAATCTAACAGGTAATAAATCCTTAGTTTTTTGGATTGCTAATTTGTGCTTGAGTTTAGGAATTTTTGGTATCTTTGCAATTACTTGGTGGCAACAAGATGGAACGGTACTAGGAATAATTTTGCTTTGTTGTGCCTTAGGTTATACCTATCAAGGGCCGCCTTTTCGCTTAGGTTATCTAGGTTTAGGAGAATTTATTTGTTTTTTTACTTTTGGTCCCGGTGCAGTTAGTGCTGCCTATTATTCTCAGAATCAAAATTTTTCTAGCCAGTGTTTAGCTTCTTCAATCTTAATAGGAATTAGTACTTCGATTATTTTATTTTGCTCTCATTTTCATCAAGTAGAAGATGATTTAGCAGCAGGCAAGAAATCTCCAATAGTTCGCTTAGGAACTTTAAAAGGTTCACAAGTTCTCAACTGGTTGACAGCTAGTATTTTTATTCTGACTGTAATCTTTATCGCACTAAATTACTTACCTTGGGGGAGTGGATTAATTTTTATTAGTTTTCCGTTAGCTTATCAATTAATGAATCATGTTAATCAATACCACAATCGCCCTGACAAAGTAAGTAATTGTAAATTCTTAGCCGTTAATTTGCATTTCTGGAGCGGATTATTATTGTCTTTAGCTTTAGTGTTACCTCATTTGATACCACTAATTCAAAGTCAATTTGCATAA
- a CDS encoding isochorismate synthase has protein sequence MTQSRISMPVVSELDLIFQDHLKLDNFWDQQQLVSEPNEPKKIISFVQRIPTIDPLAFLQNFNHSNSLHFYWENPRKQEAVIACGVTQKLLIDSRDRFKIAQNFIQKCLKKTVRKGETSITGAGPHLFCTFTFFPDADKSYSPFPAATVFLPRLQLIKKNKSCLLIVNVPVNYADNSKLIVEEIKQKINSIDWSLQQKLNSEINECFASNYNSISEDSEYFKSVVTSALNSIAIDEFSKIVLAYATDVVSPVPFRLIKSLDNLRQRHPDCYIFSTSNGRDNNFIGASPERLVSIQNKQLVTDALAGSAPRGKTTAEDVQLANLLLKNRKEKREHQAVSDFLIERLRQLDLKPQQLPLQLLQLSNIQHLWTPIYAHLSHDLDPLEIVAQLHPTPAVAGVSTEIACEQIRRYEKFDRSLYAAPLGWVDYQGNSEFIVGIRSALIEGNRARLYAGAGIVSGSNPEKEFAEIQLKLQSLLKALV, from the coding sequence ATGACACAATCTAGAATCTCCATGCCCGTTGTTTCTGAACTCGATCTAATTTTTCAGGATCATTTAAAATTAGATAACTTTTGGGATCAACAGCAATTAGTAAGTGAACCGAACGAACCAAAAAAAATAATTAGTTTTGTGCAAAGGATTCCTACAATCGATCCTTTAGCTTTTTTGCAAAATTTTAATCATTCTAATTCTCTACATTTTTATTGGGAAAATCCCCGTAAACAAGAAGCAGTTATTGCTTGTGGAGTAACTCAAAAATTATTAATTGATTCACGCGATCGCTTTAAAATAGCTCAAAATTTTATTCAAAAATGTTTAAAGAAAACTGTTAGAAAAGGTGAGACTAGTATTACTGGGGCTGGGCCACATTTGTTCTGTACTTTTACCTTTTTTCCTGATGCAGATAAAAGTTATTCTCCTTTTCCTGCTGCTACAGTTTTTTTACCCCGTTTACAACTAATTAAAAAAAACAAGTCTTGCCTATTAATTGTCAATGTACCAGTTAATTATGCTGACAATTCTAAGTTGATTGTTGAAGAAATTAAACAAAAAATTAATTCGATTGATTGGTCACTTCAGCAAAAATTAAATTCAGAAATTAACGAATGCTTTGCTAGCAACTACAATTCAATTTCTGAAGATTCTGAATATTTTAAATCAGTAGTGACTTCAGCTTTAAATTCTATCGCAATCGATGAATTCAGTAAAATAGTGCTTGCTTATGCTACTGATGTAGTTTCTCCTGTACCTTTTCGTTTGATTAAATCTTTGGATAATCTTCGTCAACGCCATCCTGATTGTTATATTTTTTCTACTAGTAATGGTCGAGACAACAACTTTATTGGAGCTAGTCCTGAACGTTTAGTTAGTATTCAAAATAAACAGTTAGTTACAGATGCTTTAGCTGGTTCTGCTCCTCGGGGGAAAACTACCGCCGAAGATGTCCAATTAGCTAATTTGTTACTGAAAAATAGAAAAGAAAAACGAGAACATCAAGCAGTTAGTGATTTTTTAATTGAACGTTTGCGTCAATTGGATTTAAAACCCCAACAACTTCCTTTACAACTACTGCAACTATCTAATATTCAACATTTATGGACACCCATTTATGCTCATTTATCTCATGATCTTGATCCTTTAGAAATTGTCGCTCAACTACATCCAACTCCTGCGGTTGCTGGTGTTTCTACAGAAATTGCCTGTGAACAAATTCGCCGTTATGAAAAATTTGACCGTTCTTTGTATGCTGCTCCTTTAGGATGGGTTGATTATCAGGGTAATAGTGAGTTTATTGTTGGGATTCGTTCAGCTTTAATTGAAGGAAATCGCGCTCGACTATATGCAGGAGCAGGAATTGTTTCTGGTTCTAATCCTGAAAAAGAATTTGCAGAAATTCAATTAAAACTGCAATCTTTATTAAAAGCCTTAGTTTAG